A DNA window from Mycolicibacter hiberniae contains the following coding sequences:
- a CDS encoding lysophospholipid acyltransferase family protein, whose amino-acid sequence MADDVKAKVIPLHKRSSSVRRHPSALAAENASAGQVAAVVRELDERRAAGASGAAAPTPNEFARRVAAVAGFLRERITGDYQVDEFGFDPHFNEAVMLPVLRFFFNDWFRVEVSGVENLPVDGPALLVANHAGVLPMDALMLSVAVHDHHPDHRNLRMLAADLVFDLPMVGPTARKAGHTMACTADANRLLESGELTAVFPEGYKGLGKRFQDRYKLQRFGRGGFVSAALRTKAPIVPCSIVGSEEIYPMIGDVKLLARLLGVPYFPITPLFPLAGPAGLVPMPSKWHIAFGEPIPTSHYEAGAADDPMVTFDLTDQVRETIQQTLYRLLAGRRNMFFG is encoded by the coding sequence ATGGCTGATGATGTGAAAGCGAAAGTCATTCCGCTGCATAAGCGTTCGAGTTCGGTGCGCCGGCACCCTTCGGCGCTGGCCGCGGAGAACGCCTCGGCCGGCCAGGTTGCCGCGGTGGTGCGCGAGCTCGACGAGCGGCGCGCGGCCGGAGCCTCCGGTGCCGCCGCGCCCACTCCCAACGAGTTCGCCCGCCGGGTGGCCGCGGTCGCGGGATTTCTGCGGGAGCGGATCACGGGGGACTACCAGGTCGACGAGTTCGGCTTCGACCCGCACTTCAACGAGGCAGTCATGCTGCCGGTGCTGCGGTTTTTCTTCAACGACTGGTTCCGGGTCGAGGTCAGCGGTGTGGAGAACCTGCCGGTCGACGGGCCCGCACTGTTGGTGGCCAACCACGCCGGGGTGTTGCCGATGGATGCGCTGATGCTCTCGGTGGCGGTGCACGACCATCACCCCGACCACCGGAATCTGCGAATGCTCGCCGCCGACCTGGTGTTCGACCTGCCGATGGTCGGCCCGACCGCCCGCAAGGCCGGCCACACCATGGCCTGCACCGCCGATGCGAACCGGTTGCTGGAGTCCGGCGAGCTGACCGCGGTCTTTCCGGAGGGTTACAAGGGCCTGGGAAAACGCTTCCAAGATCGCTACAAGCTGCAGCGGTTCGGCCGCGGCGGGTTCGTCTCCGCAGCGCTGCGCACCAAGGCGCCCATCGTGCCGTGCTCGATCGTCGGCTCCGAGGAGATCTACCCGATGATCGGCGACGTCAAGCTGTTGGCGCGGCTGCTCGGCGTGCCCTATTTCCCCATCACGCCGCTGTTTCCGCTGGCCGGCCCGGCCGGGTTGGTGCCGATGCCGTCCAAGTGGCACATCGCCTTCGGCGAGCCGATCCCGACCAGCCACTACGAGGCCGGTGCCGCCGACGACCCGATGGTCACCTTCGATCTGACCGATCAGGTGCGCGAGACCATCCAGCAGACGCTGTACCGGCTTCTCGCCGGCCGCCGCAACATGTTCTTCGGCTAG
- a CDS encoding FAS1-like dehydratase domain-containing protein: MSVHTESQGVIGTHYRFPDYFEVGREKIREFARSVKDEHPAHFDEAAAAEAGHPGLVASLTFLAVAGRQVQLEIFDKFDIPINISRVLHRDQKFTFHRPIVAGDKLFFDTYLDSVIESHGTVVSEVRSEITDANGEPVVTSVVTMLGESVNQDPETEAATIAALEAMRDRALGKK; this comes from the coding sequence ATGTCAGTACACACCGAATCGCAGGGAGTCATCGGTACGCACTACCGATTCCCGGACTATTTCGAGGTCGGCCGGGAGAAGATCCGGGAGTTCGCCCGCTCGGTCAAAGACGAGCACCCGGCCCATTTCGACGAGGCCGCCGCGGCCGAGGCCGGGCATCCCGGCCTGGTGGCATCGCTGACGTTCCTGGCGGTCGCCGGACGTCAGGTGCAGCTGGAGATCTTCGACAAGTTCGACATCCCGATCAACATTTCCCGGGTGCTGCACCGCGACCAGAAGTTCACCTTCCACCGGCCGATCGTGGCCGGGGACAAGCTGTTCTTCGACACCTACCTGGACTCGGTGATCGAGTCCCACGGCACGGTGGTCAGCGAGGTCCGCAGCGAGATCACCGATGCCAACGGCGAACCGGTGGTGACCAGCGTGGTCACCATGCTCGGCGAATCGGTCAACCAGGACCCCGAGACCGAGGCGGCCACCATCGCGGCCCTTGAGGCGATGCGCGATCGGGCCCTGGGCAAGAAGTAG
- a CDS encoding HAD family hydrolase, with translation MTTPGPEHESATEVTSLPYDASAERALAGMADTGTPPPVDLTAAAFFDVDNTLVQGSSMVHFGRGLAARNYFTYRDVVGIVYAQAKFQLTGKENSDDVAAGRRKALAFIEGRPVSELVDLGEQIYDEIIADKIWPGTRELAQMHLDAGQQVWLVTATPYELAETIARRLGLTGALGTVAESVDGVFTGRLVGEILHGPGKAHAVRSLAIREGLNLRRCTAYSDSFNDVPMLSLVGTAVAINPDAALREMARKRGWEIRDFRTARRAARIGVPSALALGAVGGALAAAVAHRNERG, from the coding sequence ATGACGACACCGGGCCCCGAACACGAATCCGCAACCGAGGTGACATCGCTGCCCTACGACGCCAGCGCGGAACGGGCGCTTGCCGGTATGGCCGACACCGGCACACCACCACCGGTCGACCTGACCGCCGCGGCGTTCTTCGACGTGGACAACACCCTGGTTCAGGGCTCCTCGATGGTGCACTTCGGACGTGGTCTGGCCGCCCGCAATTACTTCACCTACCGCGATGTCGTCGGCATCGTCTACGCCCAGGCGAAGTTCCAGCTCACCGGCAAGGAGAACAGCGACGACGTCGCGGCAGGCCGGCGCAAAGCCCTGGCGTTCATCGAAGGGCGACCGGTGTCGGAGCTGGTCGATCTGGGTGAGCAGATCTACGACGAGATCATCGCCGACAAGATCTGGCCGGGCACCCGGGAGCTGGCGCAGATGCACCTCGACGCCGGCCAGCAGGTCTGGCTGGTCACCGCGACCCCCTATGAGCTGGCCGAGACCATCGCCCGCCGGCTCGGCCTGACCGGCGCGCTGGGCACCGTCGCCGAGTCGGTGGACGGGGTGTTCACCGGCCGGCTGGTCGGCGAAATCCTGCACGGTCCGGGCAAGGCGCACGCGGTGCGGTCGCTGGCGATCCGGGAGGGGCTCAACCTGCGGCGGTGCACGGCCTACTCCGACAGCTTCAACGACGTGCCGATGCTCTCGCTGGTGGGCACGGCGGTGGCGATCAACCCCGATGCGGCGTTGCGCGAGATGGCCCGCAAACGAGGGTGGGAGATCCGCGACTTTCGCACCGCCCGCCGGGCGGCGCGCATCGGCGTGCCCTCGGCGCTGGCGCTGGGGGCCGTCGGCGGGGCCCTGGCGGCAGCCGTGGCGCACCGGAACGAGCGCGGCTGA
- a CDS encoding nuclear transport factor 2 family protein, which yields MTSSAVSITNLLYRYAELMDSGDLEGAAGLFAHARINADPQGTVVMDSAGILGLWRGLVVIHADGTPRTKHVITNPILDIDEVTGTATCRSYYTVLQQTDDVALQVIAAGRYHDSFERVDGVWRFSFRDYSMFDLKGDLRDHLRVIGGGAG from the coding sequence ATGACTTCCAGCGCCGTGTCGATCACGAACCTGCTCTACCGCTATGCGGAGCTGATGGACTCCGGCGACCTGGAGGGCGCCGCGGGACTCTTCGCCCACGCCCGGATCAACGCCGACCCGCAGGGCACCGTCGTCATGGACAGCGCCGGAATCCTGGGGCTGTGGCGCGGGCTCGTGGTGATCCACGCCGACGGCACGCCGCGCACCAAACACGTGATCACCAACCCGATCCTCGACATCGACGAAGTCACCGGGACCGCGACCTGCCGCTCCTACTACACCGTGCTGCAGCAGACCGACGATGTCGCGCTGCAGGTGATCGCCGCCGGCCGCTACCACGACAGCTTCGAGCGCGTTGACGGCGTCTGGCGGTTCAGTTTCCGGGACTACTCGATGTTCGATCTCAAAGGGGATCTGCGCGATCACCTGCGGGTCATCGGCGGTGGGGCCGGATAG
- a CDS encoding glutaredoxin family protein: protein MARHQVQLLTREGCPVCVQVHAQLTRLADELGFDLQAVDVDAAAAAGDTGLRAEFGDRLPVVLLDGNEHSYWEVDEPRLRADLAEFGRPAL from the coding sequence ATGGCCCGCCACCAGGTACAGCTGCTGACCCGCGAGGGCTGCCCGGTCTGCGTGCAGGTACACGCCCAGCTGACGCGGCTGGCCGACGAACTCGGATTCGACCTGCAGGCCGTCGACGTCGATGCCGCCGCGGCGGCCGGCGACACCGGTCTGCGGGCGGAGTTCGGCGACCGGCTGCCGGTGGTGCTGCTCGACGGAAACGAGCACAGCTACTGGGAAGTCGACGAGCCGCGTTTGCGCGCCGATTTGGCCGAATTTGGTAGGCCAGCACTTTAG